The DNA sequence CGGGACCCTCGTCAAGTCAAAGTTCTCATCGACTTGTACTTTCCAAACATTGATCCGGACGACCACTCCTACCGCAAGAATGAACACCTTTTTATAAGCTGTATGAAGCGCTCCCAAGCGAGaatgatggtggaagaacgGAAAACTGTAATCCAGTGGTATAAAGATGCCGTAGAGGTTTTTGAGTAAGTTTTACCAAACAGCTGACTATCATTGGCCCGTCTTCCTGCTCAAAATTCATTTGCGTAGTGCTCAAGAGCCTCCATTACCCTATAGGACGTTCTTCTATGGCGAAAATAGCTCTCTTGCTCATGGACGGGCGTTGTCCCAGACCTTATTAGAGGAATGTCAGGAAATAGTTCAGGAAGCGAGGGATTTGGAAGCTTTATTGGCCGGTGATGAGACTTGGCAAGGGGAGAAGTTGGCTATCAgtaaaggaaaaggtcgCGCTGTCAGACGGGCAAGTAGCTGTTACTGATTCAGTTGCTTGTTCAGAAAGCTGATACTGTGAACAGTATACGATGGCAGCCACCGTAACAGACAGCAAGATTACAAATATATCCCCGCCCGTAAAGCCGGCACGCCAACCAAGGATTTCTCTGCCTACCAATCTCAATTTCAGCCTCAATTCCTCGCCTTCTACCAGCAACGATAGACGTACAATATCGCCGTCAAGCGATTCCGAAAGTGTGCGTGTCCGTACGTTGCCCGTTTATCATTCTCGTCCAGCTCTATTCGCAAGACAAGCAGTGTGCTTTTACGAGGCGATCATCGAGCGGAAGTGGCGGGGACACCGTCAAGAGCGCCGCTACATATCAGTGCACAAAAGACTGGTCCTCtgattgagaagaagggcacGACTTCGTCTCCATCATCAGGAATGACTTATCTTAAGGGATCGTCAGAATCGCCACATTCAAAAGTGACTAACAAGCGAGTACCATTGCCTGTTCTTGCGCCTTCACCCCCCTTATCGCCTCGTACGAAAGCCGAGGAACTTGTGAAATCTAGCAAGGAGACGGGAGTTCAGTGGGCagcaaaggagaggagagcagaagaagttCGTCTGCGGCAGTCTTTAGGCGGAACCGAAGTGGAAAATGGAAGCGGAGAGAGAATGGCGGTCGGTGCTACTCCTGCGAACCCAACCCCAAAGCCAATGATaccctctcccatccaGGCGAAAACGACGgcagtgaagaagaaacgtCCCAGACAGTCATTCCCGCTTTCGGGACCCGAGTTCTCTCGAAATACGGGGTCTGGGACCGGAAGCGCGAAGAAGCGACCAAAGGTCATCGAGTGAAACGATCCATGGTTAGTTGCAAGATGCCAGTTGCCAGTTCAGACTGTAaacagaaggagagaagtgGATGCATGTATGCGAGATGAGGCTTATGCCAGGGCTAGAAAGAACGGTCATGAAGTTATGAGTTACACTTATTTAcacaccagcagcagcgtTACCGCCAGCGGCCTCCCATTTACGCATGGAGTCGAGGACCTTTTCGGCTACTTGCTCGGCAGAGGTAGCTTTTCCGAACGCATCTACAAATTGACCAAGGGGGTCCATAaggtagaagaagatacTACAGCAAGAAGTAAGCACTGTACTGTATTGCATTGGAAAGGGATGTTATGTGATATTGTGCAATGCGGTAGATATCAATGAACTTGAAACTGACCTGTGGTCGACGAGGTAGTCATCGGCGGCAGTAGCATCAGGGGGTGTAGAGAAGTAAACCCTGTACATTTTACAGGTCTTTTTCACCGCCTCATAGTCTCCCAGTAATCCGATCATCCTCGGGTGGAATTCTGTTGCACATTTTCAATTGGAATTAGCTTTTTACCTAAGCAGGAAGCGAAAATGGACTTCTTGGGACTCACCTCGAATGTACTTGTTCACCTGTGGTAAAGTATCCCTGGCAGGGTCAACAGTGATGAATATGGGGGTCACGTCCGCCTTCCCAGTAGCCTTATCAACCATCTCCACTGCTTCACCCATCTTGTCCAATTCTTCGGGACAGATATCGGGGCAATGTGTAAATCCAAAATAGATCAAACTCCATTTCCCTCTCAAATCTTGTTCGGTGAATGTCTCGCCCTTGTGGGTAGTCAGAGTGAAGGGACCGCCGATTGAAGGCCTGCCGACAGACTTGGCTGCAAGTTCTTGACGTCGGCGATCTTGCACTTTAGCTTTTTCAGATTCGAAGTACATGTAGAGTCCGACACcggtgaggaggaagagggaggcGGCTTTCCATGTGAAAGGCTAATTTTTATGGTCAACGCTCTCATCTTGCAGGCTTTCTCTCCTGTAAAACACTTACTCCAACAGTACTTTGGTCGCGAGccttttgctgctgctgatccAAACGGGACTGAGTTGAAGGTGTCTCAGAGGCAAAGCTACGGGCAAACACAGCCTGAGCTGCCCGGCAAGGGGCCGGAGGGCGAACCGAGAATTTGGGAAGTACCGCTGTACGGAATGAGGTGGAAGGGCGTGAAAGTGTCGTCCTGAGGGGGTTCATTGTTGATTATATAACGAATGTATTGGGGGAGAAAATGGGATTGCAAGTCCCGTTTTCTTGGTTTGTAACTTGCTTCGCCTGGACGGATGCTCGAGGACCGGCGGAGGAACAACTCGGAATTCTTGCATTACGTGATCAAGAAAAATACACCTCCACCCTAGACATGATCACGTGATTTTGCAATTGTTTACCGTATGTTTTTTTGGCCGTACAAGAGATGGCAGCAAGAATAATATTACACTGCATCGGAAACCACAATGGATGCTCCAGTACCAGCAGCTCCAGCATTTGGCGGATCATGGACAAAGCTCAATCCCCCTCTATCTCCATGGATGTGAGTGGTTCCATCGCTcaatccatccattcctcccGCTAACGTTCTTTTCTAGCATGGACGTCATCAATACCATGGGTTTCAAGAACATGACTCCTGTTCAAGCAGGTACTATTCCGAGAGCGGTCAAGAATCAGGACTGTGTAGTGGAGGCTGTTACTGGCTCTGGTAAAACTTTGGCCTTCACGATCCCTGTCTTGGAACGGCTGTCAAGACGAGAAGAACCGTATAAGAAGGGCGAGATTGCCGCCATAGTTGTTGCACCCACACGGTGCGTGTTCTTGCTGTAATAAACTGACTCTCTCACTCATATTCTATCCTTCTAGTGAATTGGCTACTCAAATACATGCCGTTTTCAGCCACTTCTTATCGTCTCTCATTCCTCcggaaaatgaagaggagaccGCCGATGTCGAAGGTCATGCTCCACCTATTGCCTCATCATCACGttcaccatctcctctttctaATAAACCTCTGTTCCCTCTCCCCATGCTTGTAACCTCGGGGACTCCTACGCCCTATGAGACTTTCCAATCCACCCATCCATCGATTCTCATAGGTACCCCAGGGCGTCTTGCTGCATTTCTCCTCAACCCTCGCGGTTTGGCGATAGTCCGAGTATCAGAATTGGATGTCCTGGTCCTCGATGAAGCTGACAGGCTGCTGTCAAGTCCTGATCATAGGAGAGATGTCGAGAGGATTATGCGACATCTACCCAAACAGCGTCGAACTCATTTGTTTTCGGCCACCATGACCGAtgcggtggaggagatgatagGGTTGGGCCTTCGTAATCCGGTTAGGATCGTGGTTAATCTGAAAGataagaggaagaacggGGAAGAACCTAAAGAGCGCAGGACTCCTATGGCGTGAGTTTTCCTTGCGGATCTCTTTGTTTTCCAGTATTCTGATAGCTTTGTTAGTCTCCAAAATACATACTTAGTTTGTCGGCACGCCGAAAAGACTCTACAGCTTatccgccttcttctctccgaATCCACAAAACACGAAAGATCCAAGTTTATTGTCTACTTCTCCACCTGCGCTGCTGTTGATTACTTTTATCGCATCCTCTCCCGCCTTCCATTGCTCTCGAAATTCCACCTAACTTCTTTCCACGGCGAATTGCCGCCGAAGATTCGAGAGACTGCGCTTTCAACATTCACATCACATCCCTCATCCCATTTATCCCCGGCTGTCCTACTGTGCACGGACGTGGCAGCAAGAGGTGTGGATTTCCCGGATATAGATGTCGTTGTGCAGTACGATGCCCCTACAGACCCCAAAACGTTTAGTCATAGAGCAGGAAGGACGGCCAGAGCTGGCAGACGAGGAAAGGCGGTTCTTCTGTTAGGTAAAGGTCGGGAAGAGGATTATGTCGGTATGTTCCAATCCACAAAGCCTGGCATTGAAAAAAAGCTCAAAATCCATTTTAGATTTCCTGAACATTCGTAAAATTCCCTTGACCAAACAACCATATATCAGTGCTTCGCTAGAAGAAGTAGACACTCCCCAAATCTTAGATCCCGAAGCTACGACGCTTCTTCACTCAATTCGTCAAATTATCCTCACTGACCGTGAGCTCTCTGACAAGGCTGCAAAGTCATTCGTCTCTGCTTTCAGGGCATACTCGAAACATGAAgcatccttcatcttccggACCTTGGACTTCGATTTCAACTCTCAAGCGATCAGTTTTGGGTTATTGAGATTACCAGCAATGCCGGAGATCAAAGattggaaaaagaagaaggaggcagagagaaagagattggagaagattaAGAGTGAGGGTGGGGAAgtagaggaaagggaagtCATTGAGTGGGAGGATGCTGAAGTAAACGTAAgttttctcctttttttatcATTATTCCATGTACAACAGATGCTGATATTGTTCGCAAAAGTGGGATACTTTCCCCTACGCATCAAAGCAACGCGAAGCTTCTCGTCTCGCCACCCTTGCTCAAAGAGCTGAAAGCCAGTCATCCAACGATGCGGCCAGAGCCGAAGCCCGAGCCAAGCGAAAGATCAAAGCAGAAATGCGAGAGGCATGGTCCGAACAAAAAGAACGAAAAgtgaggagggaggaaaggagggagaagaaggatgcaaagaaaaagtatGAATGGGAGCTAGAGCAGGCTAATGGTGAGGGGGATCGACAAAGCGATTTGGCGGATATCGCCAAAGCGCAAgcggagaggaggaagaagagggagagagaagaagagagctgggatgaggagatgggaaaggaGTATAAGAGCCTGAAGCGAGAGATTAAGGAGGAAAAGTCTGTCAGAAAGTCAAGTAAGGGAGGAACAGGGGGAGGAGGTATAGGTGGTGGTATGTTTGATGACCTCGAGTGATCTTTTatccccttttcctcctcgcaTTCTGATTTCGCGTAAATCCATAAGAGTTGTATATATACGGTGTGAATCAACATGACATCATGAGCGAAAGCTATTTGTCGTGATACAGGTCGGTTCGTTACAAAAATAAGAAACAATAAATGAATATCTAAAAATTATGACTATTAACCCCATTTCACAAGATGAAACTACGTCCAATCTCACGCCCATGGATTATCCTCTAAATCCTGACTCATCGCGTGCTTTGGAGGATCGATAATCACACTTGTCTCCACATGATCCACTACTTCCTTAACGCCTGTCTGTATCTCGTCCTCAGTCATCACATGAGGATCATGCGCATATACTTCCTGtatttcttccatttttcctcctatccctctcctcttcatcgcaCTTGCGTTTGAATCCGTCTCTGGTATCTCATCAACGATGGTTTTGCGATAAACATGGACAGGAGCATTCGTCTGCGGCTCTCCTCGTCTACGTTCGCGTTCTCGAGCGGTTTCGACggcttcttgatcttcctTGACTAGATCGACCGCGTCGGGGGGTAACCTCTTAATGGTCGATGGTCTAACTGACTTGTCAGAGTCGGAGTTCTGGTGGTAGTCATCAGGGTGACCGGGGGACACAGATTTGATGCCTTGACTGTTTCTGTTCTTGACATGctcttcgtcgtcatcgtcatcatcatcgccaatggaaaaaggagaagaagaggagccCACACCCATACCCGTGCCCGTGCGTGTGACCCAAACAGGTGGACTTCTCTGTTGTTGAATAGCTCCGACCTGCCGCTGCTGCGTTATgcctccatcatcaacctcatcAAAGTCTGCTGGGTGTCCATTTCCGTTGCgagttgatgatgacgaagagttGAGGCGTTGTACGGATGGAGGGTGATCTGCCCCTATACCACTTTGTCAATCCCTTTTTGACATCGAACAAATGACAATATCGTCAGACTTACATGTTCCATACACTTTCCTGCTTTCGCCTTTCCATTTcgcctttccctttcctttgtctttgctTTTACTGTTATTCTTACTCTTGGCTGCTGAactcgccctcctcctcccttccccctGCCCGTCCTTACCTCCAAGCCCCATTCCATCCCTAACTCTCAAGCCGCTCCTGGTCCACCTCCCCTTCAAAataccttcctcctcctcccttctcttcctcttcccttcctctttactCACATCCACATTAGGAAACCCTGCATACCCAATCCTCCTTGCTCGCTCGTACAttgcatcttccatctcgtcTGCAGAGTGGAAAGTGAGGCTGGGGGCATCCGAATCGTCTGAAGAATCACTGTCAAACATCCGTTCCCCACTGGTATAGGTGGTATAGCGCCCAGGATCAGGATGCACAACCCTTGCGGCCTGCTGAGGAAGTAACGGTGCATATCCCTCTCTCTGCGCCAATCTTTCATCCACTTTTCGTTTCATATTCGTAATCAGTCCATTCtgtcccttcatcctcgcctCATCCCCTGGCTTTGGCATCCAATACTTCTGCTTCCCGCCTTTCGCGTATCTAAGTCCCGCTCTTATCCTCCTTTGTCGACCAACGCCGTAATGCAGACCGCCCTCGGCAGGTTCGTAGGCTTGGTATGATACGCCGCGGCCCTTGAATGTGTCAATAGTGTCTTGCCAGACGTCTTTGAACCCAAAGGCATCGCGGAAAGCGTAGATAAATGGAAGACGGGCAGCGTAGACGAGATCGTGATCAATATAGTCGCTGGCTTGGAATGCGTATTGCTGAATATGATATGAACGTTAACGTTAGGGAGTGGAGAGGGAATGACGGCTTAAAGGGACTCACATGAGCGATGGCAAAGATTGGCATCTCGAAGCAGATTAAAGAGTCTACAAGAGCAAGGGACATGTGCCCAGGATCTGTATACGGTCCAACTAATCACATCAAAGTTAGGTCGGCTTCGTTACTGAGTTCTTATCATGACCTGGAACTGACCTTTTTTGATTGCGCCCATGGCTACAAGTAAGGATATACCAATACTTTGccaaaaggagaagaatagGATTCCCTTGACACAGAGGAATTTTGCTACAGAAGCGACTTTAATTCTGAGGGTCATGAAGCCTTGGAGGGGAACAGTCTCTACGTACGAACTGGTCTGAAGGGTTTCAGGTCTTTGTTTACGGCGACCCAGAACATAGCTAAACAACTATCATACCAGCCACTCTGATCAGCCTGTTATTTTCTAAAAGCCCCTAGAGTTTCGACTCTTATTTTGACTTTTGGCGTGTTAGGCttgaaaggaaagaaaactCACTAGAGACTCAGGCAGATACTGGCATTGTACGCAATGCTGACATACGTGTAACCTGAATCAGTGGCGAATCTGCCTTCGTGGTAGGTCCCAGTGGCTTTGAGAGCTATTACGACTAGCACTAACAAGGGCTTCACTTGTACATACTCTGAAAAAGTTACATGTATAAGCTGGTTGTTTGGTTTGGTAGTCTAGGCAAGACCGATGATCGATTGCCTGTGACGCTGGAATTGACGACGGGTATGACTTACGAAGCACACCGCGTTTCAGGTTCAAAAGTACCCATGGATCGCTAACATCCATTGggtggagaaagatgtttACAGGGAATGGATGAGGTATTGGTGGGCGTCCATGGAGTATTATAAGAAGAGAGCGTTCACCGCCAAGATATGTAATGAGCAGTTGAAGGAAGGTATAAATCACAAACGCCTAAACTTGTGTAAGCTGTCTCTGGTCGCCATGGATAGAGCGAGCGCATACCTCATATAGATCACGAATGGCGTCAATGAAGAATGCAGCATCAAGTGAGAATAAAGCtatgagagaagagacagCATAAAGGGGAACCCTGTGACAGGCAAAGCTTGTCAGCGATGACTCTATGGACGTTACGGGTCTGACGAACATCACCATGATCCTTACTACAGCCCTCTGAAGTGTTGGCTTTCGATAGTTCTTCAGTTGGAGAACGATGGACATCATGGATATCGCAGTGGCTACAGTCATATTGCAGGTGAGCGATGCGATGCCCTACAGGGAACAGGAGGAATTTACGGACCAACTGCTGTGAATATTCCAGACATGGCGAGGAGCCATACTGGGAGATGGTTCCCCGCACCTGCGTCTGTGTCGCCTTGCTGTATGGTTGCGGACATGGACGGTAAAGTGCATGCTGATGGAGTGATAAGATAAATATGGCGTGTCACTTGTCTTGGTGGACTACTCGGCGGCCGGGACGGAACCTGTTTTTGGTcagtcctcttcttgcgaCACTCTTCGTTATATTATGTGAtaccatctctctctttctcctgcACATCTGCCTCGCAACACCCACATCAGTCACAGATGATACCAAGACGCCACCACTTCAAGCCGGCTCCACAACCAACAGTACAAGTCCTCCAACCCCCGGACGAAGATGCACCTTCACTCACAATCACCATGCTCGGCGCAGGCCAGGAAGTCGGCAGGTCCTGCTGTGTCATAGAGCacagaggaaagaaaattGTATGCGATGCCGGTCTGCACCCAGCGCAACCTGGTATAGGAGCTCTTCCATTCATCGATGAACTTGACTGGTCGACTGTGGATGCGTTGTTAATTACTCAGTAAATCCTACCCAAAATTTCGAGCCTGTTACATACATGAGCTGATCGCCTTTGTGCTAGTTTCCATGTAGACCATGCGGCTGCTTTGCCTTATATTATGGAGAAGGTATACTGCGATCTTCTCAGATCATAGTGGAAACTTTGCTGACGGTATGCCACAGACCAATTTTAAAGATGGTAACGGCAAGGTGTACATGACGCACGCTACAAAAGCTATCTATGGATTGACCATGATGGACACTGTGCGACTAAAGTAAGATTAGTCTCTTTCTTGGCCCTTTTCATTCCTGACCCGTATCTTGCAGCGATCAAAATCCAGACACTTCCGGTCGTCTATACGACGAAGCTGACGTTCAGTCATCCTGGCAATCCACCATAGCAGTTGATTATCATCAAGATATCGTCATCGCCGGTGGCCTCAGATTTACCCCCTACCATGCTGGCCACGTCCTTGGAGCGTCCATGTTCCTCATCGAGATTGCTGGGTTGAAGATCTTGTATACAGGGGATTATTCacgagaggaggatagaCATCTGGTGATGGCGGAGATTCCACCCGTGAAACCTGATGTGATGATTTGCGAGAGCACGTTTGGTGTACATACATTACCGG is a window from the Cryptococcus deuterogattii R265 chromosome 10, complete sequence genome containing:
- a CDS encoding uncharacterized protein (genome sequence mistake) encodes the protein MSISKRPSLDLCLATLHELLYPSPILSLLLSALNLSAHFQLFANQLSSDAALIEALHEKHYYMVHESGMSEGEEISKGYLLDSSEGEKVKHIRYRKEEIFDASVRLRKHHIATSLAMVKRDPRQVKVLIDLYFPNIDPDDHSYRKNEHLFISCMKRSQARMMVEERKTVIQWYKDAVEVFDAQEPPLPYRTFFYGENSSLAHGRALSQTLLEECQEIVQEARDLEALLAGDETWQGEKLAISKGKGRAVRRYTMAATVTDSKITNISPPVKPARQPRISLPTNLNFSLNSSPSTSNDRRTISPSSDSESVRVRTLPVYHSRPALFARQAVCFYEAIIERKWRGHRQERRYISVHKRLVL
- a CDS encoding ATP-dependent rRNA helicase SPB4, which codes for MDAPVPAAPAFGGSWTKLNPPLSPWIMDVINTMGFKNMTPVQAGTIPRAVKNQDCVVEAVTGSGKTLAFTIPVLERLSRREEPYKKGEIAAIVVAPTRELATQIHAVFSHFLSSLIPPENEEETADVEGHAPPIASSSRSPSPLSNKPLFPLPMLVTSGTPTPYETFQSTHPSILIGTPGRLAAFLLNPRGLAIVRVSELDVLVLDEADRLLSSPDHRRDVERIMRHLPKQRRTHLFSATMTDAVEEMIGLGLRNPVRIVVNLKDKRKNGEEPKERRTPMALQNTYLVCRHAEKTLQLIRLLLSESTKHERSKFIVYFSTCAAVDYFYRILSRLPLLSKFHLTSFHGELPPKIRETALSTFTSHPSSHLSPAVLLCTDVAARGVDFPDIDVVVQYDAPTDPKTFSHRAGRTARAGRRGKAVLLLGKGREEDYVDFLNIRKIPLTKQPYISASLEEVDTPQILDPEATTLLHSIRQIILTDRELSDKAAKSFVSAFRAYSKHEASFIFRTLDFDFNSQAISFGLLRLPAMPEIKDWKKKKEAERKRLEKIKSEGGEVEEREVIEWEDAEVNWDTFPYASKQREASRLATLAQRAESQSSNDAARAEARAKRKIKAEMREAWSEQKERKVRREERREKKDAKKKYEWELEQANGEGDRQSDLADIAKAQAERRKKREREEESWDEEMGKEYKSLKREIKEEKSVRKSSKGGTGGGGIGGGMFDDLE